A window of Pseudomonas monteilii contains these coding sequences:
- a CDS encoding RNA polymerase subunit sigma yields MTPAETLAPQTVQTLYRDHHSWLEGWLRRRLGNAWDAADLSQDTFVKVLCSTQSLADLREPRAYLVTVGKRLLSNFHQRRSLEQAYLDALARLPEDSVPSPEQRWLLLETLHALDALLEGLPSAVRRAFLWSQLDGLGYRDIAERLAVSERTVKRYMAQAYEHCLLADL; encoded by the coding sequence ATGACCCCAGCAGAGACACTGGCGCCGCAGACGGTGCAGACGCTCTACCGCGACCACCACAGTTGGCTGGAAGGCTGGTTGCGCCGGCGCCTGGGCAATGCCTGGGATGCTGCCGACCTGAGCCAGGACACCTTCGTGAAGGTACTGTGCAGCACGCAATCGCTGGCCGACCTGCGCGAGCCGCGTGCCTATCTGGTCACGGTGGGCAAGCGCCTGCTCAGCAATTTCCATCAGCGCCGCAGCCTCGAACAGGCGTACCTGGACGCACTGGCACGGCTGCCGGAAGACAGCGTGCCGTCGCCTGAACAACGTTGGCTGCTGCTCGAAACACTGCATGCGCTCGATGCGCTGCTCGAAGGCTTGCCGTCGGCCGTGCGCCGGGCGTTTCTCTGGAGCCAGCTCGATGGCCTGGGTTATCGTGACATCGCCGAGCGCCTGGCCGTCTCCGAACGGACCGTCAAACGCTACATGGCCCAGGCCTACGAACACTGCCTGCTGGCGGACCTGTGA
- a CDS encoding sugar ABC transporter substrate-binding protein produces MSRATTSDAARDVIRSAARWLALLESGQASEQDHERLRQWREHDVAHEQAWQKAQHLRQRFAALPSGLAMATLDRPGATRRQVLKGALGALVLLPTAWLANRQWPLETWGTDLRTAVGEQTRRVLADGSVLQLNTDSAANLDQAARQVRLIRGELALRVPAGATWHVETDYGRLEVSQADVCVRLAHDQCQVSVVAGSVQVSPLTGSGLTLRAGQQVDLGREGAGQLRTFDAALPGWREAVLSVQDQPLGELLRELSRYRPGLLRWDPALERLRVTGSFRLDDTDRVLALLAATLPLEVQARTRYWVTLVPKGQGAAKKMT; encoded by the coding sequence GTGAGCCGAGCGACCACATCGGACGCAGCGCGCGACGTCATCCGCAGCGCCGCACGCTGGCTGGCATTGCTCGAGTCCGGCCAGGCCAGCGAGCAGGATCATGAGCGTCTGCGGCAATGGCGCGAGCACGACGTTGCCCATGAGCAGGCATGGCAGAAGGCCCAGCACTTGCGTCAGCGCTTCGCCGCACTGCCCAGCGGCTTGGCCATGGCCACCCTCGACCGTCCCGGCGCGACCCGACGTCAGGTGCTCAAAGGCGCCTTGGGCGCTCTGGTACTGCTGCCCACTGCCTGGCTGGCGAACAGGCAGTGGCCGCTGGAAACCTGGGGCACCGACCTGCGCACCGCCGTCGGGGAGCAGACCCGACGGGTCCTGGCCGACGGCAGCGTGCTGCAGCTGAACACCGACAGCGCGGCGAACCTCGATCAGGCCGCTCGACAGGTCAGGCTGATCCGCGGCGAGCTGGCCCTGCGCGTACCCGCCGGTGCCACGTGGCATGTCGAAACCGACTACGGTCGCCTCGAGGTCAGTCAAGCCGACGTCTGCGTTCGACTAGCGCACGACCAGTGCCAGGTCTCGGTGGTCGCCGGCAGTGTCCAGGTATCCCCCCTGACAGGATCGGGGCTGACGCTGCGCGCCGGTCAGCAGGTCGACCTGGGTCGTGAAGGGGCAGGGCAGCTCCGTACGTTCGATGCCGCCTTGCCGGGCTGGCGCGAGGCCGTACTGAGCGTGCAGGACCAGCCCCTGGGTGAGCTGTTGCGGGAACTGTCGCGCTATCGGCCCGGGCTGTTGCGTTGGGACCCGGCCCTCGAACGCCTGCGGGTGACGGGCAGTTTCAGGCTCGACGACACCGACCGCGTCCTGGCGCTGCTGGCCGCGACCTTGCCGTTGGAAGTGCAGGCGCGCACGCGCTATTGGGTCACCCTCGTGCCCAAGGGGCAGGGCGCCGCAAAAAAGATGACGTGA
- a CDS encoding TonB-dependent receptor — protein sequence MPAVRVPSLHPLLRASLLLTLSASPLLMTDAWAEPAARRAYVVPAGTLGMALTRFAGQAGVDISVDPSLVEGRQSVGLSGEFAVEEGFARLLQGSGLQLVPLGAQAYTLAPAPEGTGLELAPISILGAGATTEGQAYAGGQVARKSSQGLLGSRDFMDTPFSVITYTQQAVQNQQARTLGDLIASDPSVRATNPAGGRFEQFTIRGLSLYNSDVSYNGLYGILPTYTIDMAMAERVDIIKGPSQLINGISPRGSVGGGINVVPKRATDTPITEFTTSYASEGQVGAAVDVGRRFGESDQFGVRFNGVKQSGDTEWDHQSVNREMAVLGLDFRGERLRLSTDIGHTERDTDAPQERVLIGANAKVPKADDVRHNYAQPWSKARTEDTFATLQGEYDLSDSVMLYGGVGARKSDHDFLRHAVSVINDAGDFNVQPRDFTRDERVRTATLGVRNWFQTGSVSHEVNLSATHFYMDFTNGGGRYATARSNLYHPIETATPAIPTRLDSKVYTENRFSGVALSDTLGFFEDRLQLTLGARWQRVKVDDWEDGIKGDTAYDEEKVSPSGGVLYKVSDQLSVYANYMEGLSQGKIAPSVSINEDEIFPPFVSRQVEVGAKYDLGDMAVTASVFRIKQPAYETNATSRVFGPNGKRRNDGVELTVFGEPVSGVRVLGGVMYIDSQLTGTVNGTFDGNRAPATPEYNVNLSAEWDVPGVTGLTLTGRGIYTGSQYLDQANGKEIDASKRFDLGARYAFKIDHKDVTLRASVENVLDDYYWSSAGAPDDSEPGLTLSTPRTYLLSATVGF from the coding sequence ATGCCCGCCGTTCGTGTCCCGTCCTTGCATCCTCTGTTGCGCGCCAGCCTGCTGCTGACGCTCAGTGCCAGCCCCTTGTTGATGACCGATGCCTGGGCCGAGCCCGCGGCACGGCGCGCCTATGTCGTGCCGGCAGGCACCCTCGGCATGGCCCTGACCCGTTTCGCTGGCCAGGCCGGTGTCGACATTTCCGTCGACCCTTCGCTGGTCGAGGGGCGGCAAAGCGTCGGCCTGTCGGGCGAGTTCGCGGTCGAGGAGGGCTTCGCCCGGCTGTTGCAGGGTTCGGGATTGCAACTGGTCCCGCTCGGCGCCCAGGCCTACACGCTGGCCCCGGCACCCGAAGGCACCGGCCTGGAACTGGCGCCGATCTCGATCCTGGGCGCAGGTGCCACCACCGAAGGCCAGGCCTATGCAGGCGGCCAGGTGGCGCGCAAGAGCAGCCAAGGGTTGCTGGGGTCGCGGGACTTCATGGACACGCCGTTCAGCGTGATCACCTACACCCAGCAGGCCGTGCAGAACCAACAGGCCCGCACCCTGGGCGACCTGATCGCCAGCGATCCGTCGGTGCGCGCCACCAACCCGGCGGGCGGACGCTTCGAACAGTTCACCATCCGCGGCTTGAGCCTGTACAACAGCGACGTGTCCTACAACGGCCTGTACGGCATCCTGCCGACCTACACCATCGACATGGCGATGGCCGAGCGCGTGGACATCATCAAGGGGCCGAGCCAGCTGATCAACGGCATCTCGCCCCGTGGCAGCGTCGGCGGGGGCATCAACGTGGTGCCCAAACGTGCCACCGACACCCCGATCACCGAGTTCACCACCAGTTATGCCTCCGAAGGGCAGGTGGGTGCTGCGGTGGATGTAGGGCGGCGCTTTGGTGAAAGCGATCAGTTCGGCGTTCGCTTCAACGGCGTCAAGCAGTCGGGCGACACCGAATGGGATCACCAGAGCGTGAATCGCGAAATGGCCGTGCTCGGGCTGGACTTTCGTGGCGAGCGCCTGCGCCTGTCGACCGACATCGGCCATACGGAGCGTGACACCGACGCCCCCCAGGAGCGCGTACTGATCGGCGCCAATGCCAAAGTGCCCAAGGCCGACGATGTCCGTCACAACTACGCCCAGCCCTGGAGCAAGGCGCGCACCGAAGACACCTTCGCTACCCTGCAGGGCGAATACGACCTCAGCGATTCAGTCATGCTCTACGGCGGTGTAGGCGCCCGCAAGAGCGACCACGATTTCCTGCGCCATGCCGTGTCGGTCATCAACGATGCCGGCGATTTCAATGTCCAGCCACGGGATTTCACCCGCGACGAGCGCGTGCGTACGGCCACCTTGGGCGTGCGCAACTGGTTCCAGACCGGGTCGGTGAGCCATGAGGTGAACCTGTCGGCCACGCATTTCTACATGGACTTCACCAACGGTGGGGGCCGCTACGCCACGGCGCGCAGCAACTTATACCACCCCATCGAAACAGCTACGCCGGCCATCCCCACCCGACTCGATTCCAAGGTCTACACGGAAAACCGCTTCAGCGGCGTGGCGCTGAGCGACACCCTGGGCTTCTTCGAGGACCGCCTGCAACTGACCCTGGGCGCGCGTTGGCAGCGGGTCAAGGTCGATGACTGGGAGGACGGCATCAAAGGCGACACGGCCTATGACGAGGAGAAGGTTTCACCCTCCGGTGGCGTGCTGTACAAAGTCAGCGATCAGCTGTCGGTCTATGCCAACTACATGGAAGGCCTGAGCCAAGGCAAGATCGCGCCGTCGGTGTCGATCAACGAGGACGAGATCTTCCCACCGTTCGTGAGCCGCCAGGTCGAGGTCGGCGCCAAGTACGACCTGGGCGACATGGCCGTCACCGCCAGTGTGTTTCGCATCAAGCAGCCGGCCTACGAGACCAACGCCACCTCGCGGGTGTTCGGTCCCAATGGCAAGCGGCGCAATGACGGCGTCGAGCTGACCGTGTTCGGCGAACCGGTCAGCGGCGTGCGCGTGCTGGGCGGGGTGATGTACATCGACAGCCAGCTCACCGGGACCGTCAACGGCACCTTCGACGGCAACCGCGCACCGGCCACACCCGAATACAACGTCAACCTCAGCGCCGAGTGGGACGTACCCGGTGTCACCGGCTTAACCCTGACCGGACGCGGCATCTACACCGGCTCGCAGTACCTGGACCAGGCCAACGGCAAGGAGATCGACGCCTCGAAGCGCTTCGACCTGGGCGCCCGGTATGCCTTCAAGATCGACCACAAGGACGTCACGCTGCGTGCGAGCGTCGAGAACGTGTTGGACGATTATTACTGGAGCTCGGCAGGCGCGCCGGATGACAGCGAACCAGGGCTGACCCTGTCGACACCCCGGACGTACCTGCTGTCGGCGACGGTAGGCTTCTGA